One stretch of Excalfactoria chinensis isolate bCotChi1 chromosome 2, bCotChi1.hap2, whole genome shotgun sequence DNA includes these proteins:
- the OSBPL3 gene encoding oxysterol-binding protein-related protein 3 isoform X2 translates to MSEEKNFGASQKMLSPSRSTSSCSSKQGSRQQDSWEIVEGLRGAMNCTQEPQKQEGCLLKKRKWPLKGWHKRYFFLDRGILKYSKCQADIERGKLHGCIDVGLSVMSVKKSTKCIDLDTEEQIYHLKVKSQELFDEWVSKLRHHRMYRQNEISMFPHDVNNLFFPVSTTVDSGPGLCDLTPSRKSGSLTKQNSLSAGGNLSFSFSSNESRIPSWLQSSEDMEKCSRDLSTCHAYLLEMNQLLQSMDVLHRTCSAPAINAMQVGPFESPKKEKRTHRRWRSRVVGKEAKGTLQVPSVFSAPMRLHASNPNLSTIDFVEEKNYSDGSETSSEFTKMQEDLFHIAHKVYFTLKSAFSSISTEREKLKQMLEHEASSSPSAQIVGLKNALTSAIAQNTDLKDRLRRIHAESMILDSASNAKSSPDLVKENSREENRGLVHQISNESRLSIADSLTEFFDAQEVLLSASSSENEVSDDDSYVSDISDNVSEDNLSNDIENERQTLDCISESGIGCHSKRRTCLPAPCPNTSNISLWNILRNNIGKDLSKVAMPVELNEPLNTLQRLCEELEYSELLDKAAHTPNPFERMVYIAAFAVSAYASSYYRAGSKPFNPVLGETYECIREDKGFQFFAEQVSHHPPISACHAESVNFAFWQDVRWKNKFWGKSMEIVPVGTTHVTLPAFRDHFAWNKVTSCIHNILSGQRWIEHYGEIIIKNLNDNTCYCKLTFIKAKYWNPNAHEIEGSVMDKTGNVVHRLFGKWHESLYCGTTSSSNCIWRANPMPKGYEQWYGFTQFALELNELDLQTRSLLPSTDTRFRPDQRFLEEGNIEAAEMQKQRIEQLQRERRKVLEENNLEHQPRFFRKSKDDSWVSNGTYMDLRKEPGFSKLDNPVLW, encoded by the exons cAGGACAGCTGGGAAATTGTAGAAGGACTCCGGGGAGCAATGAATTGTACCCAGGAACCACAGAAACAAGAAGGCTGcttgctgaaaaaaagaaaatggcctTTGAAGGGCTGGCACAAG AGATACTTCTTTTTGGACAGAGGGATTTTGAAGTATTCGAAATGCCAAGCTGAT ataGAGAGAGGGAAACTTCATGGCTGTATTGATGTTGGACTTTCTGTCATGTCTGTAAAGAAATCAACAAAATGTATAGATTTAGATACCGAAGAGCAGATATATCATCTGAAG GTGAAATCTCAGGAGCTGTTTGATGAATGGGTATCAAAGCTTCGTCATCACAGAATGTATCGTCAGAATGAAATCTCCATGTTTCCTCATGACGTCAATAATCTTTTCTTCCCAGTATCTACTACAGTGGACTCTGGCCCTGGTCTGTGTGATTTGACTCCAAGTAGAAAG TCAGGAAGCTTGACCAAACAAAACTCGCTGTCAGCTGGTGGTAACTTGTCGTTTTCCTTTTCGAGTAATGAGTCCAGGATTCCTTCTTGGCTACAGTCTTCTGAAGACATGGAAAAATGCTCAAGAG ATCTCTCCACTTGTCATGCATATTTACTGGAAATGAACCAGCTGTTACAGAGCATGGATGTCCTTCACAGGACCTGTTCAGCGCCTGCTATTAATGCTATGCAG GTTGGACCTTTTGAAAGcccaaagaaggaaaagagaacacaTAGGAGGTGGCGATCTAGAGTTGTTGGGAAAGAGGCTAAAGGAACATTACAG GtgccttctgtgttttctgcccCTATGAGACTACATGCTTCCAATCCTAACTTATCTACAATAGATTTTGTAGAAGAGAAAAACTACTCTGATGGCTCTGAAACATCATCAGAATTTACTAAAATGCAGGAGGACTTATTTCATATTGCACATAAAG TTTACTTCACCTTGAAGTCAGCTTTCAGCAGCATAtctacagagagagaaaagctgaagcagATGCTGGAGCATGAGGCATCATCATCTCCATCTGCACAAATAGTTGGCTTGAAGAATGCCTTAACGTCT GCAATAGCACAAAACACAGATCTAAAAGACCGGTTACGCAGAATACATGCCGAATCTATGATCCTTGATTCAGCATCTAATGCAAAATCAAGTCCAGATTTGGTGAAG gaaaattcgagagaagaaaacagaggtcTGGTTCACCAGATCTCCAATGAAAGCAGACTGTCTATTGCTGACTCTCTCACAGAATTTTTTGATGCGCAGGAAGTCCTactgtctgccagctcttcagaaaATGAG GTATCAGATGATGACTCATACGTAAGTGATATCAGTGATAATGTCTCAGAAGATAACCTAAGCAATGACATAGAGAATGAAAGACAAACTTTAG ACTGTATTTCTGAAAGTGGAATTGGATGCCATTCTAAACGGAGAACATGTTTACCAGCTCCATGTCCCAATACTAGTAACATCAGCCTGTGGAATATCCTAAGAAACAACATAGGAAAGGATCTCTCCAAAGTGGCCATGCCTGTGGAATTGAATGAGCCACTTAACACCCTTCAGCGTCTCTGTGAGGAGCTGGAATACAGTGAGCTACTAGATAAAGCAGCTCATACACCTAACCCGTTTGAACGGATG GTATATATAGCTGCATTTGCAGTATCTGCATATGCATCCAGTTACTACCGAGCTGGAAGTAAACCGTTTAATCCTGTTCTTGGAGAAACCTATGAATGTATTCGTGAAGATAAGGGTTTCCAGTTCTTTGCAGAGCAG GTCAGTCACCATCCACCCATTTCTGCATGCCATGCTGAATCTGTGAATTTTGCTTTTTGGCAAG AtgtaagatggaaaaataaattctgggGGAAGTCCATGGAAATTGTTCCAGTTGGAACAACACATGTAACTCTTCCAGC tTTTAGAGACCATTTTGCATGGAACAAGGTGACATCTTGCATCCATAACATCTTAAGTGGGCAAAGATGGATTGAACACTATGGAGAGATCATCATCAAAAATCTTAATGACAACACTTGTTACTGCAAATTGACCTTCATAAAG GCAAAGTATTGGAATCCAAATGCACATGAGATAGAAGGCAGTGTCATGGATAAAACCGGGAATGTTGTGCATCGACTCTTTGGGAAGTGGCACGAAAGTTTGTACTGTGGGACAACTTCATCTTCAAATTGCATATGGAGAGCAA ACCCAATGCCTAAAGGTTATGAACAGTGGTATGGATTTACTCAGTTTGCATTGGAGTTAAATGAACTGGACTTGCAAACACGGTCGTTACTCCCATCCACTGACACACGCTTTAGACCAGACCAAAG GTTTCTAGAAGAAGGGAATATTgaagcagctgaaatgcaaaaaCAGAGAATTGAGCAGCTACAGAGGGAACGGCGGAAAgtgctggaagaaaacaatctAGAGCATCAGCCTAGATTCTTCAG GAAATCCAAAGATGACTCCTGGGTGAGCAATGGAACCTACATGGACCTTAGGAAAGAACCGGGTTTTTCCAAATTGGACAATCCTGTCCTTTGGTGA
- the OSBPL3 gene encoding oxysterol-binding protein-related protein 3 isoform X7, giving the protein MSEEKNFGASQKMLSPSRSTSSCSSKQGSRQDSWEIVEGLRGAMNCTQEPQKQEGCLLKKRKWPLKGWHKRYFFLDRGILKYSKCQADIERGKLHGCIDVGLSVMSVKKSTKCIDLDTEEQIYHLKVKSQELFDEWVSKLRHHRMYRQNEISMFPHDVNNLFFPVSTTVDSGPGLCDLTPSRKSGSLTKQNSLSAGGNLSFSFSSNESRIPSWLQSSEDMEKCSRDLSTCHAYLLEMNQLLQSMDVLHRTCSAPAINAMQVGPFESPKKEKRTHRRWRSRVVGKEAKGTLQVPSVFSAPMRLHASNPNLSTIDFVEEKNYSDGSETSSEFTKMQEDLFHIAHKVYFTLKSAFSSISTEREKLKQMLEHEASSSPSAQIVGLKNALTSENSREENRGLVHQISNESRLSIADSLTEFFDAQEVLLSASSSENEVSDDDSYVSDISDNVSEDNLSNDIENERQTLDCISESGIGCHSKRRTCLPAPCPNTSNISLWNILRNNIGKDLSKVAMPVELNEPLNTLQRLCEELEYSELLDKAAHTPNPFERMVYIAAFAVSAYASSYYRAGSKPFNPVLGETYECIREDKGFQFFAEQVSHHPPISACHAESVNFAFWQDVRWKNKFWGKSMEIVPVGTTHVTLPAFRDHFAWNKVTSCIHNILSGQRWIEHYGEIIIKNLNDNTCYCKLTFIKAKYWNPNAHEIEGSVMDKTGNVVHRLFGKWHESLYCGTTSSSNCIWRANPMPKGYEQWYGFTQFALELNELDLQTRSLLPSTDTRFRPDQRFLEEGNIEAAEMQKQRIEQLQRERRKVLEENNLEHQPRFFRKSKDDSWVSNGTYMDLRKEPGFSKLDNPVLW; this is encoded by the exons GACAGCTGGGAAATTGTAGAAGGACTCCGGGGAGCAATGAATTGTACCCAGGAACCACAGAAACAAGAAGGCTGcttgctgaaaaaaagaaaatggcctTTGAAGGGCTGGCACAAG AGATACTTCTTTTTGGACAGAGGGATTTTGAAGTATTCGAAATGCCAAGCTGAT ataGAGAGAGGGAAACTTCATGGCTGTATTGATGTTGGACTTTCTGTCATGTCTGTAAAGAAATCAACAAAATGTATAGATTTAGATACCGAAGAGCAGATATATCATCTGAAG GTGAAATCTCAGGAGCTGTTTGATGAATGGGTATCAAAGCTTCGTCATCACAGAATGTATCGTCAGAATGAAATCTCCATGTTTCCTCATGACGTCAATAATCTTTTCTTCCCAGTATCTACTACAGTGGACTCTGGCCCTGGTCTGTGTGATTTGACTCCAAGTAGAAAG TCAGGAAGCTTGACCAAACAAAACTCGCTGTCAGCTGGTGGTAACTTGTCGTTTTCCTTTTCGAGTAATGAGTCCAGGATTCCTTCTTGGCTACAGTCTTCTGAAGACATGGAAAAATGCTCAAGAG ATCTCTCCACTTGTCATGCATATTTACTGGAAATGAACCAGCTGTTACAGAGCATGGATGTCCTTCACAGGACCTGTTCAGCGCCTGCTATTAATGCTATGCAG GTTGGACCTTTTGAAAGcccaaagaaggaaaagagaacacaTAGGAGGTGGCGATCTAGAGTTGTTGGGAAAGAGGCTAAAGGAACATTACAG GtgccttctgtgttttctgcccCTATGAGACTACATGCTTCCAATCCTAACTTATCTACAATAGATTTTGTAGAAGAGAAAAACTACTCTGATGGCTCTGAAACATCATCAGAATTTACTAAAATGCAGGAGGACTTATTTCATATTGCACATAAAG TTTACTTCACCTTGAAGTCAGCTTTCAGCAGCATAtctacagagagagaaaagctgaagcagATGCTGGAGCATGAGGCATCATCATCTCCATCTGCACAAATAGTTGGCTTGAAGAATGCCTTAACGTCT gaaaattcgagagaagaaaacagaggtcTGGTTCACCAGATCTCCAATGAAAGCAGACTGTCTATTGCTGACTCTCTCACAGAATTTTTTGATGCGCAGGAAGTCCTactgtctgccagctcttcagaaaATGAG GTATCAGATGATGACTCATACGTAAGTGATATCAGTGATAATGTCTCAGAAGATAACCTAAGCAATGACATAGAGAATGAAAGACAAACTTTAG ACTGTATTTCTGAAAGTGGAATTGGATGCCATTCTAAACGGAGAACATGTTTACCAGCTCCATGTCCCAATACTAGTAACATCAGCCTGTGGAATATCCTAAGAAACAACATAGGAAAGGATCTCTCCAAAGTGGCCATGCCTGTGGAATTGAATGAGCCACTTAACACCCTTCAGCGTCTCTGTGAGGAGCTGGAATACAGTGAGCTACTAGATAAAGCAGCTCATACACCTAACCCGTTTGAACGGATG GTATATATAGCTGCATTTGCAGTATCTGCATATGCATCCAGTTACTACCGAGCTGGAAGTAAACCGTTTAATCCTGTTCTTGGAGAAACCTATGAATGTATTCGTGAAGATAAGGGTTTCCAGTTCTTTGCAGAGCAG GTCAGTCACCATCCACCCATTTCTGCATGCCATGCTGAATCTGTGAATTTTGCTTTTTGGCAAG AtgtaagatggaaaaataaattctgggGGAAGTCCATGGAAATTGTTCCAGTTGGAACAACACATGTAACTCTTCCAGC tTTTAGAGACCATTTTGCATGGAACAAGGTGACATCTTGCATCCATAACATCTTAAGTGGGCAAAGATGGATTGAACACTATGGAGAGATCATCATCAAAAATCTTAATGACAACACTTGTTACTGCAAATTGACCTTCATAAAG GCAAAGTATTGGAATCCAAATGCACATGAGATAGAAGGCAGTGTCATGGATAAAACCGGGAATGTTGTGCATCGACTCTTTGGGAAGTGGCACGAAAGTTTGTACTGTGGGACAACTTCATCTTCAAATTGCATATGGAGAGCAA ACCCAATGCCTAAAGGTTATGAACAGTGGTATGGATTTACTCAGTTTGCATTGGAGTTAAATGAACTGGACTTGCAAACACGGTCGTTACTCCCATCCACTGACACACGCTTTAGACCAGACCAAAG GTTTCTAGAAGAAGGGAATATTgaagcagctgaaatgcaaaaaCAGAGAATTGAGCAGCTACAGAGGGAACGGCGGAAAgtgctggaagaaaacaatctAGAGCATCAGCCTAGATTCTTCAG GAAATCCAAAGATGACTCCTGGGTGAGCAATGGAACCTACATGGACCTTAGGAAAGAACCGGGTTTTTCCAAATTGGACAATCCTGTCCTTTGGTGA
- the OSBPL3 gene encoding oxysterol-binding protein-related protein 3 isoform X3 — protein sequence MSEEKNFGASQKMLSPSRSTSSCSSKQGSRQDSWEIVEGLRGAMNCTQEPQKQEGCLLKKRKWPLKGWHKRYFFLDRGILKYSKCQADIERGKLHGCIDVGLSVMSVKKSTKCIDLDTEEQIYHLKVKSQELFDEWVSKLRHHRMYRQNEISMFPHDVNNLFFPVSTTVDSGPGLCDLTPSRKSGSLTKQNSLSAGGNLSFSFSSNESRIPSWLQSSEDMEKCSRADLSTCHAYLLEMNQLLQSMDVLHRTCSAPAINAMQVGPFESPKKEKRTHRRWRSRVVGKEAKGTLQVPSVFSAPMRLHASNPNLSTIDFVEEKNYSDGSETSSEFTKMQEDLFHIAHKVYFTLKSAFSSISTEREKLKQMLEHEASSSPSAQIVGLKNALTSAIAQNTDLKDRLRRIHAESMILDSASNAKSSPDLVKENSREENRGLVHQISNESRLSIADSLTEFFDAQEVLLSASSSENEVSDDDSYVSDISDNVSEDNLSNDIENERQTLDCISESGIGCHSKRRTCLPAPCPNTSNISLWNILRNNIGKDLSKVAMPVELNEPLNTLQRLCEELEYSELLDKAAHTPNPFERMVYIAAFAVSAYASSYYRAGSKPFNPVLGETYECIREDKGFQFFAEQVSHHPPISACHAESVNFAFWQDVRWKNKFWGKSMEIVPVGTTHVTLPAFRDHFAWNKVTSCIHNILSGQRWIEHYGEIIIKNLNDNTCYCKLTFIKAKYWNPNAHEIEGSVMDKTGNVVHRLFGKWHESLYCGTTSSSNCIWRANPMPKGYEQWYGFTQFALELNELDLQTRSLLPSTDTRFRPDQRFLEEGNIEAAEMQKQRIEQLQRERRKVLEENNLEHQPRFFRKSKDDSWVSNGTYMDLRKEPGFSKLDNPVLW from the exons GACAGCTGGGAAATTGTAGAAGGACTCCGGGGAGCAATGAATTGTACCCAGGAACCACAGAAACAAGAAGGCTGcttgctgaaaaaaagaaaatggcctTTGAAGGGCTGGCACAAG AGATACTTCTTTTTGGACAGAGGGATTTTGAAGTATTCGAAATGCCAAGCTGAT ataGAGAGAGGGAAACTTCATGGCTGTATTGATGTTGGACTTTCTGTCATGTCTGTAAAGAAATCAACAAAATGTATAGATTTAGATACCGAAGAGCAGATATATCATCTGAAG GTGAAATCTCAGGAGCTGTTTGATGAATGGGTATCAAAGCTTCGTCATCACAGAATGTATCGTCAGAATGAAATCTCCATGTTTCCTCATGACGTCAATAATCTTTTCTTCCCAGTATCTACTACAGTGGACTCTGGCCCTGGTCTGTGTGATTTGACTCCAAGTAGAAAG TCAGGAAGCTTGACCAAACAAAACTCGCTGTCAGCTGGTGGTAACTTGTCGTTTTCCTTTTCGAGTAATGAGTCCAGGATTCCTTCTTGGCTACAGTCTTCTGAAGACATGGAAAAATGCTCAAGAG CAGATCTCTCCACTTGTCATGCATATTTACTGGAAATGAACCAGCTGTTACAGAGCATGGATGTCCTTCACAGGACCTGTTCAGCGCCTGCTATTAATGCTATGCAG GTTGGACCTTTTGAAAGcccaaagaaggaaaagagaacacaTAGGAGGTGGCGATCTAGAGTTGTTGGGAAAGAGGCTAAAGGAACATTACAG GtgccttctgtgttttctgcccCTATGAGACTACATGCTTCCAATCCTAACTTATCTACAATAGATTTTGTAGAAGAGAAAAACTACTCTGATGGCTCTGAAACATCATCAGAATTTACTAAAATGCAGGAGGACTTATTTCATATTGCACATAAAG TTTACTTCACCTTGAAGTCAGCTTTCAGCAGCATAtctacagagagagaaaagctgaagcagATGCTGGAGCATGAGGCATCATCATCTCCATCTGCACAAATAGTTGGCTTGAAGAATGCCTTAACGTCT GCAATAGCACAAAACACAGATCTAAAAGACCGGTTACGCAGAATACATGCCGAATCTATGATCCTTGATTCAGCATCTAATGCAAAATCAAGTCCAGATTTGGTGAAG gaaaattcgagagaagaaaacagaggtcTGGTTCACCAGATCTCCAATGAAAGCAGACTGTCTATTGCTGACTCTCTCACAGAATTTTTTGATGCGCAGGAAGTCCTactgtctgccagctcttcagaaaATGAG GTATCAGATGATGACTCATACGTAAGTGATATCAGTGATAATGTCTCAGAAGATAACCTAAGCAATGACATAGAGAATGAAAGACAAACTTTAG ACTGTATTTCTGAAAGTGGAATTGGATGCCATTCTAAACGGAGAACATGTTTACCAGCTCCATGTCCCAATACTAGTAACATCAGCCTGTGGAATATCCTAAGAAACAACATAGGAAAGGATCTCTCCAAAGTGGCCATGCCTGTGGAATTGAATGAGCCACTTAACACCCTTCAGCGTCTCTGTGAGGAGCTGGAATACAGTGAGCTACTAGATAAAGCAGCTCATACACCTAACCCGTTTGAACGGATG GTATATATAGCTGCATTTGCAGTATCTGCATATGCATCCAGTTACTACCGAGCTGGAAGTAAACCGTTTAATCCTGTTCTTGGAGAAACCTATGAATGTATTCGTGAAGATAAGGGTTTCCAGTTCTTTGCAGAGCAG GTCAGTCACCATCCACCCATTTCTGCATGCCATGCTGAATCTGTGAATTTTGCTTTTTGGCAAG AtgtaagatggaaaaataaattctgggGGAAGTCCATGGAAATTGTTCCAGTTGGAACAACACATGTAACTCTTCCAGC tTTTAGAGACCATTTTGCATGGAACAAGGTGACATCTTGCATCCATAACATCTTAAGTGGGCAAAGATGGATTGAACACTATGGAGAGATCATCATCAAAAATCTTAATGACAACACTTGTTACTGCAAATTGACCTTCATAAAG GCAAAGTATTGGAATCCAAATGCACATGAGATAGAAGGCAGTGTCATGGATAAAACCGGGAATGTTGTGCATCGACTCTTTGGGAAGTGGCACGAAAGTTTGTACTGTGGGACAACTTCATCTTCAAATTGCATATGGAGAGCAA ACCCAATGCCTAAAGGTTATGAACAGTGGTATGGATTTACTCAGTTTGCATTGGAGTTAAATGAACTGGACTTGCAAACACGGTCGTTACTCCCATCCACTGACACACGCTTTAGACCAGACCAAAG GTTTCTAGAAGAAGGGAATATTgaagcagctgaaatgcaaaaaCAGAGAATTGAGCAGCTACAGAGGGAACGGCGGAAAgtgctggaagaaaacaatctAGAGCATCAGCCTAGATTCTTCAG GAAATCCAAAGATGACTCCTGGGTGAGCAATGGAACCTACATGGACCTTAGGAAAGAACCGGGTTTTTCCAAATTGGACAATCCTGTCCTTTGGTGA